Proteins encoded together in one Paracoccus sp. SMMA_5_TC window:
- a CDS encoding cation acetate symporter: MKPLQKTCAAAAALMLAPGLALADVIQGGTKQATNWTAIIMFGAFVVATLFITKWAAAKTKSAADFYTAGGGISGFQNGLAIAGDYMSAASFLGISAAVMTSGYDGLIYSIGFLVGWPILTFLMAERLRNLGKFTFADVAAFRFAQTPVRIFAASGTLVVVAFYLIAQMVGAGSLIQLLFGLDYWMAVVIVGALMMIYVLFGGMTATTWVQIIKACLLLGGASFMAFMVMWKFGFSPEAMFAEAVRIKADLATASGKTAEEAAAAGQSIMAPGTFIKDPISAISFGMALMFGTAGLPHILMRFFTVPSAKEARKSVMWATGWIGYFYLLTFIIGFGAITFVLTNPDFVGADGKLVGGNNMAAVHLAHAVGGNVFLGFISAVAFATILAVVAGLTLSGASAVSHDLYATVIKKGNPPAGSELRVSRMTTIALGVIAVVLGIAFKNQNIAFMVSLAFAVAASANFPVLFMSVLWKDCTTRGAVIGGFLGLISSVVLTVLSPSVWEATLGYPEGSAPFPYTSPALFSMTLAFVGIWLFSKLDNSQRARIDRAGYLAQQVRSETGIGAAEASAH; the protein is encoded by the coding sequence ATGAAGCCGTTGCAGAAAACCTGTGCCGCGGCTGCGGCGTTGATGCTGGCCCCGGGGCTGGCCTTGGCTGACGTGATCCAGGGCGGCACGAAACAGGCGACTAACTGGACCGCCATCATCATGTTCGGGGCATTCGTCGTCGCAACACTTTTCATCACGAAATGGGCCGCCGCCAAGACCAAGTCGGCGGCGGATTTCTATACTGCCGGTGGCGGCATCTCGGGCTTTCAGAACGGCCTGGCCATCGCAGGCGACTACATGTCGGCGGCATCCTTTCTGGGAATTTCCGCGGCAGTGATGACCTCGGGCTATGATGGTCTGATCTATTCGATCGGCTTTCTGGTCGGCTGGCCGATCCTGACCTTTCTGATGGCAGAGCGGCTGCGCAACCTGGGCAAGTTCACCTTTGCCGATGTCGCCGCCTTCCGGTTTGCGCAGACGCCGGTGCGCATCTTTGCCGCCTCGGGGACGCTGGTCGTGGTCGCATTTTACCTGATCGCGCAGATGGTGGGGGCGGGGTCGCTGATCCAGCTGCTGTTCGGGCTGGATTACTGGATGGCCGTGGTCATCGTCGGCGCGCTGATGATGATTTATGTGCTGTTCGGCGGCATGACGGCAACCACCTGGGTGCAGATCATCAAGGCCTGCCTGCTGCTGGGCGGGGCGTCCTTCATGGCCTTCATGGTGATGTGGAAGTTCGGCTTCAGCCCCGAGGCGATGTTTGCCGAAGCCGTGCGGATCAAGGCCGACCTGGCTACTGCCTCGGGCAAGACCGCCGAGGAGGCCGCCGCCGCCGGCCAGTCGATCATGGCGCCGGGCACCTTCATCAAGGATCCGATCTCGGCCATCAGCTTCGGCATGGCGCTGATGTTCGGCACCGCCGGCCTGCCGCATATCCTGATGCGGTTCTTTACCGTTCCCAGCGCGAAAGAGGCGCGCAAGTCGGTGATGTGGGCGACCGGCTGGATCGGCTATTTCTACCTGCTGACCTTCATCATCGGCTTTGGCGCCATCACCTTCGTGCTGACCAATCCCGATTTCGTCGGGGCGGATGGCAAGCTGGTCGGCGGCAACAACATGGCGGCGGTGCATCTGGCCCATGCGGTCGGCGGCAACGTGTTCCTGGGATTCATCTCGGCCGTGGCCTTCGCCACCATCCTGGCGGTGGTCGCGGGTCTGACGCTGTCGGGGGCATCGGCAGTCAGCCACGACCTTTACGCAACCGTCATCAAGAAGGGCAATCCGCCCGCCGGCAGCGAACTGCGGGTATCGCGCATGACCACCATTGCCCTGGGCGTGATCGCGGTGGTTCTGGGCATCGCCTTCAAGAACCAGAACATCGCCTTCATGGTGTCGCTGGCCTTTGCGGTCGCGGCCTCGGCGAACTTCCCGGTGCTGTTCATGTCGGTGCTGTGGAAGGATTGCACCACCCGCGGCGCGGTGATCGGCGGCTTTCTGGGGCTGATCTCGTCGGTGGTGCTGACGGTGCTGTCGCCGTCGGTCTGGGAAGCGACGCTGGGCTATCCCGAAGGATCGGCGCCGTTCCCCTATACCTCGCCGGCGCTGTTCTCGATGACCCTGGCCTTTGTCGGCATCTGGCTGTTTTCCAAGCTGGACAACAGCCAGCGCGCCCGGATCGATCGCGCGGGCTACCTGGCCCAGCAGGTGCGGTCGGAAACCGGCATCGGCGCGGCCGAGGCATCGGCGCATTGA
- a CDS encoding DUF485 domain-containing protein, translating to MEDSLVRRIAADPNYKALTERRSRFGWMLTIAMLVVYYGYILLIAFDKEFLATRLGSGVTTLGIPIGFGVILFTILVTGIYVRRANSEFDELSDKIKREALK from the coding sequence ATGGAAGACAGCTTGGTCCGGCGCATTGCCGCTGATCCGAACTACAAGGCGCTGACAGAAAGACGATCCCGTTTCGGGTGGATGCTGACCATCGCGATGCTGGTCGTCTATTACGGCTATATCCTGCTGATCGCCTTCGACAAGGAGTTCCTGGCTACCCGGCTGGGTTCGGGGGTGACCACGCTGGGTATCCCGATCGGTTTTGGCGTCATCCTGTTCACCATCCTGGTAACAGGCATTTATGTCCGACGCGCCAACAGCGAATTCGACGAGCTGAGCGACAAGATCAAGCGGGAGGCGCTGAAATGA